In Sphingopyxis sp. 113P3, one DNA window encodes the following:
- the purH gene encoding bifunctional phosphoribosylaminoimidazolecarboxamide formyltransferase/IMP cyclohydrolase — MTDLVPVRRALLSVSDKAGLAELAAALVRHGVELVSTGGTAKALREAGHSVLDVADLTGFPEMMDGRVKTLHPTVHGGILAVRDDAAHVAAMEQHGIGAIDLVVVNLYPFLKTMLSGADRDMIIENIDIGGPAMVRSAAKNHAFVGIVTEPEDYAAVIAEMDANGGATSLALRRRLAATAFAHTANYDGTIARWFAIADQEKTFPDTLPLTAKLANALRYGENPHQKAALYIPSVPGPRGIAGAEQVQGKELSYNNINDADAALELVSEFRDADPTCVIVKHANPCGVASAATIAEAYDAALKCDDVSAFGGIIAVNRPLDGETAELISGIFTEVVCAPDADADARAVFAKKKNLRLLLTGELPDPARDGLVLKGITGGWLVQSRDNGRIDPDALKVVTDRAPSDEELRDALFAWTVAKHVKSNAIVYAKGGSTAGIGAGQMNRRDSARIAAAKAREAAESHGWARPRTVGSAVASDAFFPFADGLLAAVEAGATCVIQPGGSIRDDEVIAAANEAGLAMVFTGMRHFRH, encoded by the coding sequence ATGACCGATCTCGTTCCCGTCCGCCGTGCGCTCCTCTCCGTCAGCGACAAAGCCGGGCTCGCCGAGCTTGCCGCCGCGCTTGTTCGCCATGGGGTCGAACTTGTGTCCACCGGCGGGACTGCGAAGGCCTTGCGCGAAGCGGGGCACAGCGTGCTCGACGTCGCTGACCTTACTGGTTTTCCCGAGATGATGGACGGCCGCGTCAAGACGCTGCACCCGACGGTCCACGGCGGCATCCTTGCCGTGCGAGACGACGCGGCGCATGTCGCGGCGATGGAGCAGCACGGTATCGGCGCGATCGACCTTGTCGTGGTCAACCTCTACCCCTTCCTGAAAACAATGCTGAGCGGTGCTGACCGGGATATGATTATCGAGAATATCGATATCGGAGGTCCGGCGATGGTCCGTTCGGCGGCGAAAAATCACGCTTTCGTCGGCATTGTGACCGAGCCTGAGGATTATGCAGCGGTTATTGCGGAAATGGATGCCAACGGAGGCGCGACCAGTCTTGCGCTGCGCAGGCGGCTCGCGGCGACGGCCTTCGCCCACACGGCAAATTATGACGGCACGATTGCCCGCTGGTTCGCGATCGCCGATCAGGAGAAGACCTTCCCCGACACGCTTCCGCTCACCGCAAAGCTCGCCAACGCGTTGCGCTACGGCGAGAATCCGCATCAGAAGGCGGCGCTCTATATTCCCTCCGTTCCCGGGCCGCGCGGCATTGCCGGCGCCGAACAGGTGCAAGGCAAGGAGCTGAGCTATAACAATATCAACGATGCCGATGCCGCACTCGAGCTTGTTTCCGAATTCCGCGACGCCGATCCCACCTGCGTCATCGTCAAGCACGCCAACCCCTGCGGCGTCGCGAGTGCAGCGACGATCGCCGAGGCCTATGACGCGGCACTGAAGTGCGATGATGTGTCGGCTTTCGGCGGGATCATTGCCGTGAACCGCCCGCTCGACGGAGAGACCGCGGAACTGATCAGCGGGATTTTCACCGAAGTCGTGTGCGCCCCCGACGCCGACGCCGACGCGCGCGCGGTGTTCGCCAAGAAGAAGAATCTTCGCCTTCTGCTAACCGGCGAACTGCCCGATCCCGCGCGCGACGGGCTGGTCCTCAAGGGAATCACTGGCGGCTGGCTGGTACAGAGCCGCGACAATGGCCGCATCGATCCCGACGCTCTGAAGGTCGTTACCGACCGCGCCCCGTCCGACGAGGAACTGAGGGATGCGCTGTTCGCATGGACCGTCGCCAAGCATGTTAAATCGAACGCGATCGTCTATGCAAAGGGCGGTTCGACCGCGGGCATCGGCGCGGGGCAGATGAACCGCCGGGACAGCGCGCGGATCGCGGCGGCAAAGGCTCGCGAAGCTGCTGAAAGTCACGGCTGGGCACGGCCGCGGACCGTCGGCAGCGCGGTGGCGAGCGATGCCTTCTTTCCCTTCGCCGACGGCCTGCTCGCAGCCGTCGAGGCGGGCGCGACCTGCGTCATCCAGCCGGGGGGCTCGATCCGCGACGACGAAGTGATCGCAGCAGCGAACGAGGCGGGATTGGCGATGGTGTTCACCGGGATGCGGCATTTTCGCCATTGA
- a CDS encoding toxin-antitoxin system HicB family antitoxin codes for MPASKKAFALRLDPALYAAIERTAAADLRSANAEIEVLLREALARRGVTVKPPQPPRRGRPPKEID; via the coding sequence ATGCCCGCGTCCAAGAAAGCTTTTGCCCTCCGCCTCGATCCCGCGCTCTACGCGGCGATCGAGCGCACGGCGGCCGCCGATCTGCGCAGCGCCAACGCCGAGATCGAAGTGCTGCTGCGCGAGGCACTGGCACGGCGCGGTGTCACGGTGAAGCCACCCCAGCCACCCAGACGCGGACGCCCACCCAAGGAGATTGACTGA
- a CDS encoding DUF4886 domain-containing protein: MTEQGMKYRWNIGLLIVSAMLAMTPAARAQQATPAPVAQKAVAARTILFIGNSFTQGAHSATRNWRAGTVTDLNDAGYGGVPALFKLFCDQVGLDYAVSLETQGGKTLGFHYDERRVLFDRSWDVVVLQELSVLNRDKPGDTAHYLRDVARLTSLFRARNPAVDIRLVAAWTRADQIYRPQGHWYGRPVAAMAEDLRAAADGARSATPGVRGVLPVGQAWNRAMAQGVADPNPYDGIAYGQLDLWAYDHYHASVAGYYLSALVTFGAVTGIDPTRLGAKEKAADELGLSKAQAAALQRVARDTLAAEGARLTEE; encoded by the coding sequence ATGACGGAGCAGGGTATGAAGTATCGATGGAATATTGGCCTCCTGATCGTCTCGGCCATGCTCGCCATGACGCCGGCGGCGAGGGCCCAGCAGGCGACACCGGCCCCCGTTGCGCAAAAGGCCGTGGCTGCGCGCACGATCCTGTTTATCGGCAACAGCTTCACCCAGGGCGCGCACTCGGCGACTCGCAACTGGCGCGCCGGCACGGTCACCGACCTCAATGACGCCGGCTATGGCGGGGTGCCTGCGCTCTTCAAGCTGTTCTGCGACCAGGTGGGGCTCGACTATGCCGTCAGCCTCGAGACGCAGGGCGGCAAGACGCTGGGCTTTCATTATGACGAGCGGCGGGTCCTGTTCGACCGCTCCTGGGACGTGGTCGTCCTGCAGGAACTCAGCGTCCTCAACCGCGACAAGCCCGGCGACACCGCCCATTATCTGCGCGATGTGGCGCGGCTGACCTCGCTCTTCCGCGCGCGCAATCCGGCGGTCGATATCCGGCTGGTGGCGGCCTGGACGCGCGCCGACCAAATCTACCGTCCCCAAGGGCATTGGTATGGCCGGCCGGTCGCAGCGATGGCCGAAGACCTGCGCGCCGCTGCTGACGGCGCCCGCTCCGCGACGCCTGGCGTGAGGGGGGTGCTTCCCGTGGGACAGGCCTGGAACCGGGCGATGGCGCAAGGCGTCGCTGATCCCAACCCCTATGACGGCATCGCCTATGGCCAGCTCGATCTATGGGCCTATGACCATTATCACGCGAGCGTCGCGGGCTATTATCTCTCCGCCCTGGTGACCTTCGGCGCGGTGACGGGCATCGATCCGACGAGGCTCGGTGCGAAAGAAAAGGCCGCCGACGAGCTTGGCCTTTCCAAGGCGCAGGCCGCGGCCCTTCAACGCGTGGCGCGGGACACGCTGGCGGCCGAAGGGGCGCGGCTCACCGAGGAGTGA
- a CDS encoding YqaA family protein produces the protein MIQNLYNWTMEKSAHPHAEFWLALVSFVEASFFPIPPHPMLGLMCLANPQKAVRYALICTLASVAGGVLGYAIGFFLYESVGLWLLGVLGLTEAFPPAACYLRDYGAEIILVKGATPIPFKLLTITAGFIHMNFWTFLWASLASRAFSFMLVGILFRLFGAPIKAFIDKYLAWVAGGFLVAVVAGFLIVGALSGGGDKTADKCSGATLESIGLDRS, from the coding sequence ATGATCCAGAACCTCTACAACTGGACCATGGAGAAGTCGGCTCACCCCCACGCCGAGTTCTGGCTTGCCCTTGTCTCCTTCGTCGAAGCGAGCTTCTTTCCCATCCCCCCGCACCCGATGCTGGGGCTGATGTGCCTCGCCAATCCGCAAAAGGCCGTGCGCTACGCGCTCATCTGCACGCTCGCCTCGGTCGCCGGCGGCGTGCTTGGTTACGCAATTGGCTTCTTCCTCTACGAGAGCGTCGGGCTCTGGCTGCTCGGTGTGCTGGGCCTCACCGAGGCCTTTCCTCCCGCGGCCTGCTACCTTCGCGACTATGGCGCCGAAATCATCCTTGTGAAGGGCGCGACGCCCATCCCCTTCAAACTGCTGACGATCACCGCCGGCTTCATCCACATGAATTTCTGGACCTTTCTGTGGGCAAGCCTCGCCAGCCGCGCCTTCTCTTTCATGCTCGTGGGCATCTTGTTCCGGTTGTTCGGGGCGCCGATCAAGGCGTTCATCGACAAATATCTCGCCTGGGTCGCGGGCGGATTTCTGGTCGCGGTGGTCGCCGGATTTCTGATAGTCGGCGCGCTGTCCGGCGGCGGAGACAAGACCGCCGACAAGTGCAGCGGTGCAACGCTCGAAAGCATTGGGCTCGATCGCAGCTAA
- the rpe gene encoding ribulose-phosphate 3-epimerase, which yields MTAPDPAPIRIAPSILSADFARLGDEVRAIEEAGADWVHIDVMDGHYVPNLTIGPMVVKALRPHSALPFDVHLMISPVDHFLDAFAAAGADIITVHPEAGPHIHRTVQHIKSLGKQAGVSLNPGTPAKMLDYLIDDIDLVLVMSVNPGFGGQSFIASQLRKIEAVRKMIDKSGRDIRLEVDGGIDAATAPQAIAAGADVLVAGTATFKGGPAVYADNIRRLRGA from the coding sequence ATGACCGCCCCCGATCCCGCCCCCATCCGCATCGCCCCCTCGATCCTCAGCGCTGATTTTGCGCGGCTTGGCGATGAGGTACGCGCGATCGAGGAAGCCGGCGCCGACTGGGTCCATATCGACGTCATGGACGGCCATTACGTCCCCAATCTGACGATCGGCCCGATGGTCGTAAAGGCACTGCGCCCCCACTCTGCCTTGCCATTCGACGTCCATCTGATGATCTCGCCGGTCGATCATTTCCTCGACGCCTTTGCCGCCGCGGGTGCCGATATCATCACCGTCCACCCCGAAGCCGGGCCGCATATCCATCGCACTGTCCAGCACATCAAGTCGCTCGGCAAGCAGGCTGGCGTGTCGCTCAACCCCGGGACGCCCGCGAAGATGCTCGATTATCTGATCGACGATATCGACCTCGTCCTGGTGATGAGCGTCAACCCCGGCTTCGGAGGCCAGAGCTTCATCGCAAGCCAGCTGCGCAAGATCGAGGCCGTTCGCAAGATGATCGACAAGTCCGGGCGCGACATAAGGCTCGAAGTCGACGGCGGCATTGACGCCGCCACCGCGCCGCAGGCCATCGCGGCCGGCGCTGACGTCCTCGTCGCGGGCACGGCGACCTTCAAGGGCGGTCCCGCTGTCTATGCCGACAATATCCGGCGGCTGCGTGGTGCCTGA
- a CDS encoding heparinase II/III family protein: MNGATDAPDDSPETLDDTIEPGKRLIRLPADKGLSLGDRIANHITRLTWRTPLHALRLKGRFPLKLLGVPEDPVPGDARAGTAIRAGHFLHRGLKQPIGELDFTALTVAPAFADYLHSFAWLRDLAAAGTRAETAPIAEQLVRQWLAAHGETVSEPAWSAENSGWRILFWASHAPLILSSSDLIYRSAVLNHLARSARHLDRIADKTRPGVGQLVAWVGIVAASLLMPGGEPRQVFGEAGLRKVLETSFYADGGTISRSPQAQQDAIMVLSMLARTYEMRRMEVPPFVQEVLARAVPALLGLTHSDGSMGSWQGSGATPPERIQAIVAASGVRTRPLKQARDWGYQRLVGNKVVVLADAAPPPIARVTEAGCASTLAFEMSDGDERIVVNCGGAALTGATIPADLARGLRTTAAHSTLVVADSNSTAILANGSLGKGVTEVELDRRETTQGSRLEMSHDGYARRHGLIHRRLLILSPNGRELRGEDMLLPAPRTRRKGEKSFALRFHLGPNISASLTADGLGALLRIAAGPLWQFRTSEGSLAVEESLWVDGEGRPHPTEQLVVTSIAPAGGASIGWIFKHIG, encoded by the coding sequence GTGAACGGCGCGACCGACGCACCCGACGACAGCCCCGAGACGCTCGACGACACGATCGAGCCGGGCAAGCGCCTCATCCGCCTGCCGGCGGATAAGGGTCTGTCCTTGGGGGACCGGATCGCCAACCACATCACCCGGCTGACCTGGCGCACGCCGCTCCACGCCCTCCGCCTCAAGGGCCGCTTTCCGCTGAAGCTGCTCGGCGTGCCTGAGGACCCCGTTCCAGGCGACGCACGCGCCGGGACCGCGATCCGTGCCGGCCATTTCCTTCACCGCGGCCTCAAGCAGCCGATCGGAGAACTCGACTTCACAGCACTCACGGTCGCGCCGGCCTTTGCCGATTATCTGCACAGCTTTGCGTGGCTGCGCGACCTCGCTGCCGCGGGCACCCGCGCCGAAACCGCGCCGATCGCCGAGCAGCTCGTTCGTCAGTGGCTCGCAGCGCACGGCGAGACGGTCAGCGAGCCCGCGTGGAGCGCTGAGAACAGCGGCTGGCGCATCCTCTTCTGGGCGAGCCACGCGCCGCTGATCCTCTCCTCGAGCGACCTCATCTACCGTTCCGCCGTGCTCAACCATCTCGCACGCTCCGCGCGTCACCTCGACCGGATCGCAGACAAGACGCGCCCCGGGGTTGGCCAGCTCGTAGCCTGGGTCGGCATCGTCGCCGCCTCGCTTCTCATGCCTGGCGGCGAGCCGCGGCAGGTGTTCGGCGAGGCAGGTCTGCGCAAGGTGCTTGAAACCAGCTTCTACGCCGATGGAGGCACCATCTCGCGTTCGCCGCAGGCGCAGCAGGACGCGATCATGGTGCTGTCGATGCTCGCGCGAACCTACGAGATGCGCCGGATGGAGGTACCACCCTTTGTGCAGGAGGTCCTCGCGCGCGCGGTTCCGGCGCTGCTCGGCCTCACCCACAGCGATGGCAGCATGGGAAGCTGGCAGGGCAGCGGCGCGACGCCGCCCGAGCGTATCCAGGCGATCGTCGCCGCAAGCGGGGTACGCACACGCCCCCTCAAACAGGCGCGCGACTGGGGCTATCAGCGACTCGTCGGAAACAAGGTCGTTGTCCTCGCCGACGCCGCCCCACCGCCCATCGCCCGCGTGACCGAAGCAGGCTGCGCCTCCACCCTCGCCTTCGAGATGTCCGACGGCGATGAACGCATCGTCGTCAATTGCGGCGGCGCCGCGCTGACCGGCGCGACGATCCCCGCCGACCTCGCGCGCGGACTGCGCACCACCGCTGCGCATTCGACACTGGTCGTCGCCGACAGCAATTCGACTGCAATCCTCGCCAACGGGTCGCTCGGCAAGGGCGTGACCGAGGTCGAGCTCGACCGGCGCGAGACCACGCAGGGGAGCCGGCTCGAGATGAGCCACGACGGCTATGCGCGCCGCCACGGGCTGATCCACCGGCGCCTCCTCATCCTTTCGCCGAACGGCCGCGAACTGCGAGGCGAGGACATGCTGCTTCCCGCCCCGCGCACGCGGCGCAAGGGCGAGAAGAGTTTTGCGCTGCGCTTCCACCTCGGCCCCAATATCTCCGCAAGCCTGACGGCCGACGGCTTGGGGGCGCTGCTGCGCATTGCCGCGGGACCGCTGTGGCAGTTTCGCACCTCTGAGGGCAGCCTCGCAGTCGAAGAGAGTCTGTGGGTGGACGGCGAAGGCCGCCCACACCCGACCGAGCAGCTTGTCGTCACCAGTATTGCCCCGGCGGGCGGCGCGAGCATCGGCTGGATCTTCAAGCATATTGGCTGA
- the hppD gene encoding 4-hydroxyphenylpyruvate dioxygenase: protein MADLFENPLGLDGFEFVEFSAPEKGILEPVFERMGFTCIARHRSKDVQLWRQGDINLIANYEPKSPAAYFAAEHGPSACGMGWRCRDAAKAYAEAIDRGAEPVEVRTGPMELRLPAIRGIGGSIIYLIDRYGDDLSIYDIDFVYEDGVDRHPVGAGLKVIDHLTHNVYGGRMAHWAAFYERIAGFREIRYFDIKGEYTGLTSKAMTAPDGKIRIPLNEEGAGGGGQIEEYLRAYNGEGIQHIAFACDDLYASWDKLKVLGNPFAPSPPETYYEMLDERLPGHGEPVEELKARGILLDGSTTEGDPRLLLQIFGQTVIGPVFFEFIQRKKDEGFGEGNFTALFKSMELDQIRRGALEVKEDA from the coding sequence ATGGCCGACCTGTTCGAAAATCCGTTGGGGCTCGACGGCTTCGAGTTCGTCGAATTCTCGGCGCCCGAAAAGGGGATTCTCGAGCCGGTATTCGAGCGCATGGGCTTCACCTGCATCGCGCGCCATCGCTCGAAGGATGTGCAGCTTTGGCGCCAGGGCGACATCAACCTGATCGCCAACTACGAGCCGAAGTCGCCCGCGGCCTATTTTGCAGCCGAGCATGGCCCGTCGGCATGCGGCATGGGCTGGCGCTGCCGCGACGCCGCAAAGGCCTATGCCGAGGCGATCGACCGCGGCGCTGAGCCGGTCGAGGTGCGCACCGGTCCGATGGAACTGCGTCTGCCCGCGATCCGTGGCATCGGCGGCTCGATCATCTATCTGATCGATCGCTATGGCGACGACCTTAGCATTTACGATATCGACTTCGTCTATGAAGACGGCGTCGATCGCCATCCCGTCGGCGCGGGGCTGAAGGTGATCGATCATCTGACGCATAATGTGTACGGCGGACGCATGGCGCATTGGGCCGCCTTTTACGAGCGCATCGCGGGTTTCCGTGAGATTCGCTATTTTGACATCAAGGGCGAATATACCGGCCTGACGTCGAAGGCGATGACGGCGCCCGACGGCAAGATTCGTATTCCATTGAACGAGGAAGGCGCGGGCGGAGGCGGCCAGATCGAAGAATATCTGCGCGCCTATAATGGCGAGGGTATCCAGCATATCGCCTTTGCGTGCGACGACCTCTACGCCTCGTGGGACAAGCTGAAGGTGCTCGGCAATCCCTTCGCGCCGTCACCGCCTGAAACCTATTACGAGATGCTCGACGAGCGGCTGCCGGGACATGGGGAGCCGGTCGAGGAGCTGAAGGCGCGCGGCATTCTGCTTGACGGCTCGACGACTGAAGGTGACCCCCGGCTGCTGCTCCAGATTTTCGGCCAGACGGTGATCGGTCCCGTTTTCTTCGAGTTTATCCAGCGCAAGAAGGATGAAGGCTTTGGCGAGGGTAATTTCACCGCGCTGTTCAAGTCGATGGAACTGGACCAGATCCGCCGCGGTGCGCTTGAGGTCAAAGAGGACGCCTGA
- a CDS encoding SPFH domain-containing protein — MNDSIATAALNPTREVRAATASGYLMLFIWLLLLALALWAGISNGTAEVQVGWKWAVVVLSAVIGSLILCGFYLINPNEAAAIQLFGSYKGTDRETGLRWVLPWLSRKKIAVRANNIISDKIKVNDLRGNPIEMAAQVVWRVTDTAQALFDVDDYKEFVLAQIEAAVRSIGSRYPYDDIEHQEITLRGNHDEVGEELRKALIERLAVAGITVDECGLTHLAYAQEIAGAMLRRQQAEAVIAARKKLVEGAVTMVEMALQHLSEKDVVHLDDERKAAMVSNLMVVLCGERDTQPVVNTGSLY; from the coding sequence ATGAATGATTCGATTGCAACAGCCGCGCTGAACCCGACGCGCGAAGTGCGCGCGGCAACCGCGAGCGGCTATCTCATGCTCTTCATCTGGCTCCTGCTGCTGGCGCTCGCGCTGTGGGCCGGGATCAGCAACGGGACGGCCGAAGTTCAGGTCGGGTGGAAATGGGCGGTTGTCGTTCTCTCCGCCGTCATTGGCTCGCTCATCCTTTGCGGCTTCTACCTTATCAACCCGAATGAGGCAGCAGCGATCCAGCTTTTCGGGAGCTACAAGGGTACCGACCGGGAAACCGGGCTGCGCTGGGTGCTGCCTTGGCTCAGCCGCAAGAAGATCGCCGTGCGCGCGAACAACATCATCTCGGACAAGATCAAGGTCAATGATCTGCGCGGCAACCCCATCGAGATGGCTGCACAGGTCGTGTGGCGCGTCACCGACACTGCCCAGGCGCTGTTCGACGTCGACGATTACAAGGAGTTCGTGCTCGCGCAGATCGAGGCGGCGGTGCGGTCGATCGGCTCACGCTATCCCTATGACGATATCGAGCATCAGGAAATCACGCTGCGCGGCAACCATGACGAGGTCGGCGAGGAACTGCGCAAGGCGCTGATCGAGCGGCTCGCGGTCGCAGGGATTACGGTCGACGAATGCGGCCTCACCCACCTCGCCTACGCCCAGGAGATTGCCGGCGCGATGCTCCGCCGCCAGCAGGCCGAAGCCGTGATCGCGGCGCGCAAGAAGCTTGTCGAGGGCGCGGTGACGATGGTCGAAATGGCCCTTCAGCACCTCTCCGAAAAGGATGTCGTGCATCTCGACGACGAGCGCAAGGCGGCGATGGTGTCGAACCTGATGGTCGTGCTGTGCGGCGAGCGCGACACCCAGCCGGTGGTCAACACAGGCTCGCTCTATTGA
- a CDS encoding VOC family protein, whose product MTSPKKSPVRLGGVHHAAYRCKDAKETVEWYERMLGMTYTTAFAEDHVPSTGEYDPYMHVFLDAGGGNILAFFELPNQPGMGRDENTPAWVQHLAFKVRSYDELVAAKAHLEANGIEVLGPTHHGIFKSIYFFDPNGHRIELACDIGTEEQYAELRRVAPLMLEEWSRTKKAPRHADWLHQEANE is encoded by the coding sequence ATGACGAGCCCCAAGAAAAGTCCCGTCAGACTGGGCGGCGTTCACCACGCCGCCTACCGCTGCAAGGACGCCAAGGAAACCGTGGAATGGTATGAGCGCATGCTCGGCATGACCTATACGACCGCCTTTGCGGAGGATCATGTGCCGTCGACCGGCGAATATGACCCCTATATGCATGTCTTTCTCGACGCGGGCGGCGGCAACATCCTGGCCTTTTTCGAACTGCCGAACCAGCCTGGCATGGGCCGCGACGAAAATACTCCAGCCTGGGTCCAGCACCTCGCCTTCAAGGTCCGCAGCTATGACGAGCTGGTCGCGGCAAAAGCGCATCTTGAGGCAAACGGGATCGAAGTACTCGGGCCTACGCATCACGGCATTTTCAAGTCGATCTATTTCTTCGACCCCAACGGGCACCGGATCGAGCTCGCGTGCGACATCGGCACCGAGGAACAATATGCCGAGCTGCGCCGCGTCGCGCCGCTGATGCTTGAGGAATGGAGCCGGACGAAGAAGGCGCCGCGGCACGCCGACTGGCTGCACCAAGAGGCGAACGAGTAG
- a CDS encoding ABC-F family ATP-binding cassette domain-containing protein, with translation MLTINGLTVRLGGRTILDRASASLPAKSRTGLIGRNGAGKSTLMKAMIGSLEPDEGGIEMPRKTRIGYIAQEAPSGTATPFETVLAADTERAELLAQSETVRDPDRLGDIHERLIAIDAYAAPARAARILIGLGFDEEMQSRPLDSFSGGWKMRVALAALLFSSPDLLLLDEPSNHLDLEATMWLESFLRSYPGQLVVISHERDLLNNVVDHILHLEGGKVTLYPGGYDAFERQRAERAAQLAAAKAAQDAQRAKLQDYIARNSARASTAKQAQSRAKQLARMQPVAAIAEDPSLVFDFPSPADELRPPLITLDLASVGYRPGEPVLSRLNLRIDPDDRIALLGRNGNGKTTLARLLAAQLQPEDGAMAASAKMRVGYFTQYQVEELDGRDTPLGHMTRVMAGKTPGAVRAQLGRFGFSGAKATTEVGKLSGGERARLALALITRDAPHLLILDEPTNHLDVDAREALVQALNGFDGAVLIVSHDRHMLELAADRLVLVDGGTARDFDGNMDDYVDFILGRTANEEAKTAPAKPRDAKLARQEAAKAREAQAALRKSAKELEAQAQKLSARISAIDRAMFDPASAEPALAKLTMGDLAQRRGKLAAELESVEAAWMDALEALEAAA, from the coding sequence ATGCTGACGATCAATGGCCTGACCGTGCGCCTTGGTGGGCGCACCATCCTCGACCGCGCGAGCGCGAGCCTGCCGGCGAAGAGCCGGACGGGACTGATCGGCCGTAACGGCGCGGGCAAGTCGACGCTGATGAAGGCGATGATCGGCAGCCTCGAACCGGACGAGGGCGGCATCGAGATGCCGCGCAAGACGCGTATCGGCTATATTGCGCAGGAAGCGCCAAGCGGAACCGCGACGCCGTTCGAGACGGTCCTTGCAGCCGATACCGAACGCGCCGAGCTGCTTGCGCAGTCCGAAACGGTCAGAGATCCCGACCGGCTGGGCGACATTCACGAGCGGTTGATCGCGATCGATGCCTATGCCGCGCCGGCGCGGGCGGCGCGCATCCTGATCGGCCTTGGGTTCGACGAAGAGATGCAGAGCCGGCCGCTCGACAGCTTTTCCGGTGGGTGGAAGATGCGCGTTGCTCTCGCGGCTCTCCTCTTCTCGAGCCCCGATCTGCTCCTGCTCGACGAGCCATCGAACCATCTCGACCTTGAAGCCACGATGTGGCTCGAAAGCTTCCTGCGCAGTTATCCGGGGCAGCTCGTCGTGATCAGCCACGAGCGCGACCTGCTCAACAATGTCGTCGATCATATCCTGCATCTGGAGGGCGGCAAGGTGACGCTCTATCCGGGCGGATACGATGCGTTCGAGCGCCAGCGCGCCGAACGCGCGGCACAGCTCGCCGCTGCCAAGGCGGCGCAGGACGCGCAGCGCGCGAAGCTGCAGGACTATATCGCGCGCAACAGTGCTCGTGCCTCGACCGCGAAGCAGGCGCAATCGCGCGCCAAACAGCTCGCGCGCATGCAGCCGGTTGCCGCGATCGCCGAAGACCCCAGCCTGGTTTTCGATTTTCCAAGCCCCGCCGACGAGCTGAGGCCGCCTCTGATCACGCTCGATCTTGCCAGCGTCGGCTATAGGCCCGGGGAACCCGTGCTCAGCCGCCTCAACCTGCGCATCGACCCCGACGACCGCATCGCGCTCTTGGGACGCAACGGCAATGGCAAGACGACGCTCGCGCGGCTGCTCGCGGCGCAGCTGCAACCAGAGGACGGTGCCATGGCCGCGTCCGCCAAGATGCGCGTCGGCTATTTCACGCAGTATCAGGTCGAGGAGCTCGACGGCCGCGATACGCCGCTTGGTCACATGACCCGGGTGATGGCCGGGAAAACGCCGGGCGCCGTGCGCGCGCAGCTGGGACGCTTCGGATTTTCGGGGGCCAAGGCGACGACCGAGGTCGGCAAGCTCTCAGGCGGGGAGCGCGCGCGGCTTGCGCTCGCGCTGATCACGCGCGATGCACCGCACCTCCTCATCCTCGACGAGCCGACCAACCACCTCGATGTCGACGCGCGCGAGGCGCTGGTCCAGGCACTCAACGGCTTCGATGGCGCGGTTCTCATTGTCAGCCACGACCGTCACATGCTCGAACTCGCCGCCGACCGACTGGTGCTCGTCGACGGCGGGACCGCGCGCGACTTTGATGGCAACATGGACGATTATGTTGACTTCATCCTCGGCAGGACCGCGAACGAGGAGGCGAAGACCGCGCCCGCGAAGCCCAGGGACGCCAAGCTCGCGCGGCAGGAGGCGGCGAAGGCGCGCGAGGCCCAGGCGGCCCTGCGCAAGTCGGCGAAAGAACTTGAGGCGCAGGCTCAGAAACTTTCGGCGCGGATTTCGGCTATCGACCGCGCGATGTTCGATCCCGCGAGCGCTGAGCCTGCGCTCGCAAAGCTCACGATGGGCGACCTCGCGCAGCGGCGCGGCAAGCTCGCAGCGGAGCTGGAGAGCGTCGAGGCGGCATGGATGGATGCTTTGGAAGCGCTGGAAGCAGCCGCCTGA